The Methanobacterium lacus genome includes a region encoding these proteins:
- a CDS encoding Ig-like domain repeat protein: MRKILITPKLLILLIFGSLVVLSLNSASAASADHINVNGSSGNDSWNGLTPETAKLTTKNATASVKAGGSVSQTLSDNTDFVRMGTKVEVDSVTNFGGQAITISAHVTDENNNNVNNGLVTFIINAEKYTFYINNGLASFTGVIPRDWYSVVYPITAKYDGTGTIYENSTGTGGLNVTKTPTSLTVDDVKGDSGDTVNLHAHLTDYYGSNISGATITFYMGSVAVIGTTDFNGDAIISYIITKIPDKSFTANFDGNKIFNSSSTTGSLIIDRLPTTITVQDLSSVHGDKVILKAVLKDKNDNQLAGKTITFVINGQTIGEAVTDSNGSATLSYIIKQTIGNYNITANFEYDDIYAASTNGGILKVYPISTHLLVDDVTGKEGGHINLTAVLKDENNSLLSNKIVAFAINGQTIGTAVTDSTGSAKLSYIIKQTIGNYNITTYFEQDDIYAASTNRGILKVNPISTHLMVSNVTGKYGGHINFTAVLKDEDINPLSGKTINFAINGQSIGTAVTDGNGSAALSYIIKQTIGNYNITANFKQDALYAASTNGGILKVYPISTHLLVDDVTGKHGDHTNLTAVLKDVDNSPLSGKTIIFYLNGDKIGSKTTDSTGSATLSYIIKQTIGNYNITGNFKQDDIYAASTNKGTLKVNPTNTKFVVKNITVKNGDKTNLKAVLKDELGNPVSGKTINFIINSKIIGKAITDVNGTANMYLITHSSGNFIVNTIFTGDTIYSGSNGTGKLNVTPWAKLNIKTTINVKHPQVGKTFTINFKLGNKGPDTAKKVVVSFKVPEGLKFVTGTSDYGKYKFDTRTKTLTWKLDKLDLGDPNLKITLKAIKSAKYTIKPKISANTTTKITNNGTINIQIIKNQ; the protein is encoded by the coding sequence ATGCGAAAAATTTTGATTACCCCTAAACTACTTATTCTATTAATTTTTGGTAGTTTAGTTGTTCTATCCCTGAACAGTGCATCTGCAGCTAGTGCAGATCATATCAACGTTAATGGATCATCTGGAAACGATTCATGGAATGGTTTAACACCAGAAACTGCCAAGCTAACCACTAAAAATGCTACGGCCTCTGTGAAAGCAGGGGGTTCAGTTTCACAAACACTATCCGATAATACAGATTTTGTTCGAATGGGCACAAAAGTCGAAGTAGATTCTGTAACAAACTTCGGTGGACAGGCAATTACCATAAGCGCCCATGTAACAGATGAAAATAATAACAATGTTAACAACGGACTTGTAACCTTTATAATAAACGCTGAAAAATACACATTTTACATAAACAATGGATTAGCATCATTTACTGGGGTGATACCAAGAGATTGGTATTCTGTAGTATACCCCATAACTGCAAAGTATGATGGAACAGGAACCATTTATGAGAACAGCACAGGAACTGGGGGCTTGAATGTTACCAAAACACCAACCAGTTTAACTGTGGATGATGTTAAGGGTGATTCTGGAGATACTGTAAATCTACATGCGCATTTAACGGATTACTATGGATCTAACATATCTGGAGCTACTATAACATTTTATATGGGCAGTGTCGCGGTTATTGGGACAACAGACTTTAACGGAGATGCAATTATTAGTTACATCATCACTAAAATACCAGATAAGAGTTTCACAGCCAATTTTGATGGAAATAAAATTTTTAATTCATCTTCAACCACAGGTTCATTGATCATTGACAGACTACCAACAACTATAACTGTGCAGGATCTAAGCAGCGTGCACGGTGATAAAGTTATTCTCAAAGCTGTGCTGAAGGATAAAAATGATAACCAATTAGCAGGTAAAACCATAACCTTTGTTATCAATGGTCAAACTATTGGAGAAGCTGTAACAGACAGCAATGGCTCAGCTACATTAAGTTACATCATAAAACAAACCATTGGAAACTATAATATCACTGCAAACTTTGAGTACGACGATATCTATGCTGCTTCAACAAACGGTGGAATACTCAAAGTATATCCAATAAGTACGCATCTTTTAGTGGATGATGTTACTGGGAAGGAAGGAGGTCATATAAACCTAACTGCGGTATTGAAAGATGAAAATAATAGCTTATTATCTAATAAAATCGTAGCCTTTGCTATCAATGGTCAAACTATTGGAACAGCTGTAACTGACAGCACTGGATCTGCAAAGTTGAGTTACATCATAAAACAAACCATTGGAAACTATAATATCACCACCTACTTTGAGCAGGACGATATCTATGCTGCTTCAACGAACAGAGGAATACTCAAAGTAAATCCAATAAGCACTCATTTAATGGTGAGTAATGTTACTGGGAAGTATGGAGGTCATATAAACTTCACAGCGGTACTGAAAGATGAAGATATCAACCCATTATCAGGTAAAACCATAAACTTTGCCATTAACGGCCAAAGTATTGGAACAGCTGTAACTGATGGCAATGGATCAGCAGCGTTGAGTTACATCATAAAACAAACCATTGGAAACTACAATATCACTGCAAACTTTAAACAAGATGCTTTATACGCTGCTTCAACTAACGGTGGAATACTCAAAGTATATCCAATAAGTACGCATCTTTTAGTGGATGATGTTACGGGGAAACATGGGGATCATACAAATCTAACTGCAGTGCTGAAAGATGTAGATAACAGCCCATTATCTGGTAAAACCATAATATTCTATTTAAATGGGGATAAAATTGGTAGTAAAACAACAGACAGTACTGGATCTGCAACGTTGAGTTACATCATAAAACAAACTATTGGAAACTACAATATCACTGGAAACTTTAAACAGGACGATATCTATGCCGCTTCAACTAACAAAGGAACACTCAAAGTAAATCCAACAAACACCAAGTTCGTAGTCAAAAACATCACTGTTAAAAATGGTGATAAAACCAACTTGAAAGCTGTTTTAAAAGATGAACTTGGCAATCCTGTTTCAGGTAAAACCATAAACTTCATAATAAACAGCAAAATCATAGGAAAGGCCATCACAGACGTGAATGGAACTGCAAACATGTACCTCATTACACATAGTTCTGGAAATTTCATTGTAAACACCATATTCACTGGAGATACTATATATTCCGGAAGTAATGGAACTGGTAAATTAAATGTAACTCCATGGGCCAAGCTTAACATTAAAACAACGATAAACGTCAAACATCCACAGGTTGGTAAAACATTCACCATTAACTTTAAACTAGGAAATAAGGGACCAGACACGGCAAAAAAAGTGGTAGTAAGCTTTAAAGTACCTGAAGGACTGAAATTTGTAACTGGAACTTCAGATTATGGGAAATATAAATTTGACACACGAACAAAAACACTCACTTGGAAACTAGACAAGTTGGATCTTGGGGATCCAAACCTTAAAATCACATTAAAAGCCATAAAAAGTGCAAAATACACTATTAAACCAAAAATCAGTGCCAATACAACTACAAAAATAACAAACAACGGAACAATCAACATTCAAATAATTAAAAACCAATAA